The DNA sequence CGCTGAAGCGTACACATCTGCTGGATGAGTAGGAAAAACCTCTTGTTGTAGGTTTGGAGGTGCGTATTTGATTGACATAAGGGAGTGTCCTCTACCCTTATGCCTTTATTCTGACCATATCATAAGTGAATTATCATCACTGTTAATGTAAAAGTCTGAACTCAAACTTCTCACGCGTACTCTACTTCTCGTTGTGATTTTTCTGGAACTTGTCTGTTGACAATtttaagtaaattaaaaaacgaGACGATAATCACCAAAAAACGATGTATTTCATTAATACTTTACCTCTGATATCTCTTTTATGTCAGCGTTTAGTTCAATTGTTGCATTTGACTGCTGAGGccgttctgtttttgtttctgatgCTCCTTTGTCGTTTTGTGTTGTGCGTATCTAGCTGGCATAAAATTGCTCATGTCTGCACACTGGCACCGTGGCGGTGAGAGCAAGtgagacacgtgtgtgtgtgtgtgtgtgtgtgtgtgtgtgtgtgtgtgtgtgtgtgtgtgtgtgtgtgtgtgtgtgtgtgtggactgtggACTGTGGCTAATGCTTCTGCCTGAGTGGAGAGCGTGAGATATTTTTACTCGACGTTCTCAAATCTACACAGTGCACGCTCACATCTCACatctcactcaaacacaaatgcatGGAGAGCTGCGCACACTCGGAGGCACATATGCAACCATGCACACACTGCGACGTGGACATATACAAGAATGGAAATACTGTATGACACatgacaaatgcaaacaaattgGAGATGTAGTGTTGAGCTGTGCATTCAGGTTCCACATTGGCGGCATTTGtttagtatatatatttttattagtCTCATAAGTGTAGCCAATCTGACTATAAGTCATGGTAAATTTGTGCCCACAAACTAAGTCATAGAGAAAAGCATAACCTgccaaaaaacataaacaaatgcaTGCAAACATCCAAAAAGAACTGCAGTTTCACATTAACCAAACAAGCTGCATGTTCTGCAGTTAAAACGTTTATCACTTAAATGTCATTGCGTGTAGTATATACTTCAGAGATAAACAGATTGCTTTGTATAGGGACTTCACTGTCCAATTAAGTGCTTGGTCCAGTTGGCCTCAGCCTTTTCTCACGCAGGATTTTGGGGATGTCTCCAGCATTGCAAATATCACTTATAGCTCTATAGCTGTACGTTTATTTGAAATCTGTAGGAGTCTTGTATAGTTTTGGTTTCTAGTATTCATTGGTTTCTTCAACAGAAGTGGCAAGTGCAAACAACTACAATTATGAGAGGAAACCACGATGGAAATTTCCATGATTTCTCCtaattttgactttgttgttaCTGCGTCTGTATCCCAGCATGTCATGAAAAACTGTTGGGTACTTCTGGTGTGGTTtccccatagactgtatataaaaatggacgtagtcactgggcctgaagcctgtattctccgaaatgaccagcagggggcgactcccctggttgcaaaaagaattccgtttctatagaagtgtatgagaaaatgactcctcttttcacttgattcataacgtcagtgaacattttcctgaggagtttatggtctcaatcgctagtttcaagtcttcttcaatacagtatgatgttcatttcataaatgatggtcccatttagagtaaaatagatgataaagcactgtatgcattggggcgtggatcCACCGTGATTGACCTAGACTAGTAGCTAGTTCTGTCCCATAGGTGCGTGGTTGTAGATGCgtaggtggacatgcagtggacgagctctcagtcaggttTACCTCGCACTCCTCTAAATGTGGTTActtgtgtttccaaaaaaacaagatggcgctggccaaaatgctaagcTCGatgcttcaaaacggcagttcacaaaccgatgggtgacgtcatggtgggttgccacttgggtaTCCCACGACAAATGAATTTGTCTTTGCCGCATTGTACATGCCTCAGCCCAATAGATTCACTTTAATTCATTgctatttaaattattttttttcaaaatggtcTGAACTCAAATTTCCAGCAGCTGTCTTCTCTTCTGATACCTGATATCTGTTCCCAATGGGAAACCACGCAAGTACTTTTTGAAGTGGTTCGATTCTCCAGTTTGCAGGATAAGCACTATGACAGAGATATGCCTCGCTTCTCCACTTCTGTCTCACTGTCTATCAGTTTCTCCCTTTCTGGCTTCATCAAGACTGTcctagatttcttttttctcccgcTACTCATTCAGACAAAGAGAGGGGCTGAACATCTGAGgcgtttttttctcctcctcaggcaGCCACTTGACACCGCAACGACTCCTATTGACTTGAATAGAGCAGgtggacggtgtgtgtgtgtgtgtgtgtgtgtgtgtgtgtgtgtttgtgtgtgtgtgtgtgtgtgtttgtgtgtgtgtgtgtgtgtgtgtgtgtacgcgcgaAACATCTGCGAGGTGGCTTTGCAGAAATGTCAAGTGCAGCTCATCAGTGAATGCACCTTTTAGCTCGCCTGCCTCTTAACACCCCGCCTCCCCACTCGCTGCTGCCTCCGTGGCTTCCTCTGCCGCTCTTATCACGCCCTCAAGTTTAagcagctcctcttttttctcttggtGTTTCATCTATTTTACCGACATGGGTCACTAGATTTACCAGGCCACTACTCCTTGAATATTCCGTCTTTGTGTCCACCTCACTCTCAGTCATCTCTTCGCCTGGTTCACcattttttactgcacataTTTGTTTTCCGTTTTTTCACAGTGGCGGCTGTTTGTACTGTCTGAAGCCCGAGGATCTGTTTCATAATCCTCAGCCAGCCACCGCTTGTCCAAAGTGTTCATCCAATCCGAGCCTCAAACCTGGTCTGTGCTGCATCAAGTTCCCCGCAGACAGAATACTTGCACCCCACTTCCACTCCATCAAATCTGTAGATGATAGAACAAGTTGactttctttctatctttgaCTGAATTGCAAAGAAATAGCTCATTTTGGTTTGGAAGCGAATTATGATCTTCACGCGAGTGCCGCGCACCTCGGTGTCACGTAAGTCAGTGGGGACGAGGGCAAACAAGTGAGATGTTTTCATTCCTGCACTcagcttttctctctcgctctctctatatctgccccccccccctctcgattgctttttccctccctctctgcctctatATCTCTTGTTCCCCGAGGAGCCCAGCTGGGAGAGGCAGATAAACACGCGGGGGCGCGGGGCTTAGCACCCACCCTCCTTCCACAATGCCACGCTCTCCTGTTCAAAGGACCCAGCCAGAAACGAGAGGGGCTAAACCCGAGCCGAAAATCACAGGGAGGGGAGGCAGCCgcgggatagagagagagagaggtagagagagtaTATAGacatgcagagagacagagagagagagagagagagagagagagagagagagagagagagagatgtttatCTGAGGCTGTTTGTGATAATTAGGAGGGAGCATTTATTCTGGTCAGTTTTCATCTACCATTTGTTTGTTCAGATAAGCACACACAGTGGTTATGAGATCTTTTTGCTGGAAGTGATTTAACTGtatatttgaatttgttaattgtagaggtgtgtgtgcgcgtgcgtgcgtgtgtgcgtgtagatGTATATGAGAACACCTCAGTGGAGGAGTTCCCTGCAGATGTTCCCCCCGCGCACCTGTGACCGCCAGGTAAGCTCTATTCAGCCTCCACCTGAGGCCTGAGGCCAAACAAGGGGAGAAGTTGAGCGTTATTGGTTTATCACACTGCATTTGGCTTCGAACTGAGATGACCTTACCCGTGCAGCCGAACCACGCTTAGCCCCTTTGTGACCCAGATCTGCCTCACCAGGCATCACCCAGTGTTTTAGCAATAACTTACAGAGAAGTTAATGGACTCGGATACCTTTTCACATCTCCTGAAATTCTCTTTGGTTGTGTACATGCGCATCCGGGTTTATCAGTCGTGACAATGTTATGATGTAACGATCAAACTGTCAACTCTCCAACAACTTACGAAAAAAGTCTCATTTGGATTTAAGGTCATCCCCCTTCCCTGTCCTGAAGTAACCTCAGTCTCGACAGTGAAGTGAGTGCCTGAGAGGCCCCGTCCTGCTTGGTCTGAAGATTGTATTCATCAGAAGATTACTAGTAGCCACTGCTCTTGAGTCTATACCACACGTGGAAATCTGTTAGTCTTTAACTCAGTGCTTGTATTAGGCCATAAGGCGGCATAAATCATCTGATAATGTCTTTCCAGCAGtaggaaatgttttgtttggttaagcagcaaattaataaaacttttttttttcctaatgtcTCCACAGACATCCAGTTTGTAATACTGCAAATATATTACACTGTATattgcaaaacattttcatcagtgaGTCATAGGCTCAACCACCATTGTGTTACCtcatgggttagggttaggtttcacaattcacgttaagtttcatccacaatcttctatacaggaatgaggaataaggtgaaTATTGAAAGTTACCTTAAATGACCTgtgcttggcattatatgtaaaatacaacaaccacaaattgacttttccggggggggggggggtgtctcccccaattcaatggtaggggaaacactgggtAAGCAGCCAAACAGCATAACAGAGTGGGACCAATgccaaagaaaataatacaaatgccaaaggaaagaaaaaaatcttggatatttttttatcatgacaGGGTtacataaactgtatatatatatgtagactGTGGATGTAGACACTCGCACGAGACAAACATTCACAATGAATCTCTACTGTACGTGCTTGAAGAACTCATCCCAGGACGAGTGTGGGATATAGCTGAGTGATCTCACTGCGCCCTCCTAAGGCTGAGGGGCGTTCACACTAAAGACAAATGTCCTCTACAGCTGCTGGCGAGCTGCACATCCAGCTGCCTGTAATGTGGGAGAGGGGAGGCTCATGCAAATCAGGCGTCGGGTCTGATTATGGTGATCATGGCCGTGAGAACTCTCGAGGCAAGAGTCGCTTTATATGGAAGACTGggctgagagacacagagagagagagagagagagagagagagagagcatattAAAGACCGAGGTTGGATATACTACATGTTCGCtccatgttcatgtttgttAATTATAATTAGCCGCCCTTTTTTCCCCAGTATGCTGCCGACTGTGGCTCaagtcaatttaaaaatgatgtgcCAACTTGCGTTTCCCCGTTGAGTTGTGTTTCCTCTAACGTTTAACACCTAACCTTAGCACTAATCCAAATTGTGGGTGGTTTAGCTgtgggggggaaacagaaatTTGACAAAGGGGCCCTAAGTCAAAGAAATTAGTGTTTGGAGGAAAGGTACATTGAGAAAGAGTCAAGCATAGAAAGCTCACATCCCACACCCAGGCGAGACCACGCTTAAATGAGAAGAACAATTCTCTTACCTAGGCCTTCAGCATGGTTGTCCCCTGGATGCGGAATCACAGCAGATCAGCTCCGGTCCTCTTGTCAAACTCGTTTCGTGACGCCATTATATTGTGGAGGGAGTTATTCAGAAGAGAGACTCAAGAATGCAGTTTCAGTGGgatctttgattttaaaaacgtAAAGCACTGTCTCCTGACTAATAGTCTGGGTGGTAATCATAAAGTGAAGTGTGTAGTTCGTAAGCCCTTTCTCCCCCTGATCAGGCAGCTCAATATCTGCTCTAGCTCGCCAAATCTCCAAGACGCGAGCCAGCGCTGTTCTAAGGCCTCTGATAATGTGTTTCATTAGAGTCCTCTGTGTAACGGTGTGTCGAAACATACCGATGGGTCTGGTGACACTGACACTATGGCCTTATCCTGAGTggctgtgtgtgactgtgcgtACATGCAAATGTGTACACACCCTTGTCCGGATAACGTGGCAGGATAACTGCGCCTTTTCAGTAGGTCGTCTATCGCCTCAGCACAAATCGGGTTGTACTGTTGCAGGCAACTGATTTCTGTCATTGCCCCTTTTTTGTGCAGCTCTTTGCCATTTTTGCTTTCGCCACGTGCGGAGGCTACTCTGGGCAGCTGCGGGTTAGCGTGGACTGCATGGAGAGGGCCAGCAGCAACCTCAGCATCGGCATCGACTTTGCTTATCCTTTCAGGTGAGTGGACTTCAGTCAAAGTCTCAAAGTCTAGTGTATACTCTGAAGTGAACACAGTACATGATGATGTCGGTCACACTGGTTcttgtgaatgttttctgtgtgtgctcTTTGTCCTCTTTTGTCGGCATGACAATCCCTTGTTGTTGATCAgcacagagggagagtgtgtaGTGCAGCAGTGTAATTTGGAcaaattgtttttgtatgaCTTCAGCAGCAAAtgaaataacttatttttttattttacactgaaaTGTTCTTTACAATTCATGACATTACATTGTGTACGTCATTACATCAGCATCATGGGCCCTgcagtgtcatctgcatagagGGCACAAATGGTGCCAGCAACGTAAAATACATCTGAAAGCAATGTGGTTATTGTGACAACATTTAGGAAgataataatttaaagaaataatatcTGGGAGCATTTCTTTGAAAGCCGGCATTGCGATTGTTGTACAGTGACTCTTAAACTTACCATATGGATTAGGTTAAGAGGTATTCAGTTCCCTAAGTTTAAACCACGGAACTGATTTACAATGGATACAATGTTATCAGTctgaaatctgtaaaaaaaaatcaactaaaTTATAGACTCACTGGTATTTCCTGCACACATAATGTCACTATAACTGCTTACCAGTCTTTACTAACCGATGCAGGTAATATGCTTGGATAGATGATACCACAGAATCACATTTTAATGctgcaacacagaaaaaaacagctgattatGTTTTGCAAAATCAATCTTTAACAAGCAGGATTTGACCCGTGTACCTTTCCCTGTCTGCCAGGTTGCACCAGGTGTCCTTTGAAGCGCCCATGTGTGAGGGCACGAGGAGGGAGCTTGTGTTCCTCATTGGAGACTATTCATCCTCCGCAGAGTTCTTCGTCACCATTGCGGTCTTTGCCTTCCTGTATTCCCTGATGGCCACCGTCGTCTACGTCTTCTTCAAGAACAAATACCACGAAAACAACCGAGGGCCGCTCATTGTGAGTATAGTCATCTCTGATCTCACCATAGCATTTCGcctaaattctttttttcctcagattGAAATCTTGTGCCAACTCTGTCAAAGAAATCCTAATGGCTGCTATGAAGCCACATTATCAAATATCTGTCCAAGATGAGCCCCAGTGTAGAGACAAAACTaatgtttctttcatgtttctttCCACGTCTGAACTGAttgtctcctctctcgtccATGGACTCCGTCAGGACTTTGTGGTGACCGTGGTGTTCTCCTTCATGTGGCTGGTCAGTTCATCTGCTTGGGCAAAGGCCCTGTCTGATGTGAAAGTGGCCACTGACCCAGATGAGGTGCagctcctcatctctgcctgCAAAGTCCTGACCAACAGGTGTGGATCAGTGCATGGATCGCACTGGTCTGGGCTCAACACCTCAGTGGTAGGTTTACAGGATGTTCACCTCAGCTGGTGGGAATAAAGGAGTGAATAAACCACGGCTACAAATATCTGAAGAAACTGTACGGCTGCttgcagacatgcactgaagttggGCCATTTACcggaacttttccagaggggctgtatgtgagaacgcaaatgtctgcaatcGTTTCTCTGGAAAAATTTCCAGAACGTCACTTcttgcctgaatgttctggaaatgttccctCTGTTGTGATCGCATTCGACCCGGACAAtgtcctgctgtgttcttcaaaCTCTGGAAATTGAGTTCCAAAAATCTGGTtaggacattttccagagtttgccatTCTCGtttgaagaacgcagcaggaaatTGTGCGGGCcagatgcgttcacaacagcaggaacatttccagaagagttcatgtctgaaaacagtttatgTGTGCTTGATGTTTTGCAGGTGAAACGTTTGAAATGGTTGAAATACTGATCAGTTGAAATTGGGAAAGAATTCAGTTCAAGGTGACTTAAATTGTTTCATATTGCACTTccctgttttctttgtcttcaggCTTTTGGGTTCCTCAACTTTGTCCTATGGGCTGGAAACATCTGGTTTGTCTTTAAGGAGACTGGTTGGCACAAGGGCGCGAGGTTGGCCGGCGGGGCGTCCGAGAAACAGGCTGGCACCTTTAACCAGCAGCCCTACAACCAGGGAAGCTTCGACCAGTCAGGGAGCCACGACATCCAGGGAAACCTCAGCCAGCCGTCTGAGTACAGCCAAGTGGGAGGTCCCACCTCGTACTCCAACCAAATGTAGCGGTGCCTTTTTCCGTTTCTCGAGTGGCCCTTCTGCATTTTAAACCAGGGCAATcggggtgggaggaggggacgAAAGTCGAGTTAAGTTTCATTCTCTACTCAGTCTATCTGAGAAGAGAAtgcctgatttaaaaaaaacgaaacttAAAAGATATGGTCATCCAAAATGTGTCAAAGGTGTAAGTACACCCACTGTAGATACAAGTATTGTTGGGTATTGTACAAATGCATCtgttacaatgtttttttctccttctctatTAGAGGTGTTGTTTGCTGAATGTTGTacttcagtttctctctgtgcttGCTAATCGACATTCACTGTTTAGACTGGATGTCTTTTTCACACTGGTTTGCACTCTGTGGTGGAAGGGGAAAAGTTCTCTATGTTTGTagtaatcttcacattttcAAGTGCAtgatgtttgtatgtgtgctaAAAGGCTCTCTGTGACACTAGTGGGGAAAATCCCCCCAAGATTTTCTCTAGATGTTTACAAATCCAACACATCCCTGACTCATTACTGGAGGTTTATTTTGATCAGTGCTGTTACATTATTTCAATACAACAGCTG is a window from the Scophthalmus maximus strain ysfricsl-2021 chromosome 6, ASM2237912v1, whole genome shotgun sequence genome containing:
- the synpra gene encoding synaptoporin isoform X2 is translated as MGLVTLTLWPYPEWLCVTVRTCKCVHTLVRITWQDNCAFSLFAIFAFATCGGYSGQLRVSVDCMERASSNLSIGIDFAYPFRLHQVSFEAPMCEGTRRELVFLIGDYSSSAEFFVTIAVFAFLYSLMATVVYVFFKNKYHENNRGPLIDFVVTVVFSFMWLVSSSAWAKALSDVKVATDPDEVQLLISACKVLTNRCGSVHGSHWSGLNTSVAFGFLNFVLWAGNIWFVFKETGWHKGARLAGGASEKQAGTFNQQPYNQGSFDQSGSHDIQGNLSQPSEYSQVGGPTSYSNQM
- the synpra gene encoding synaptoporin isoform X1, producing MANSTPQGGGSAFSGQSRNRSIRPLRATVASIGSWLVVRDCLHSNRASEKEKYPSAGMDTANQLASAETFQVLKLPLGFIRVLEWLFAIFAFATCGGYSGQLRVSVDCMERASSNLSIGIDFAYPFRLHQVSFEAPMCEGTRRELVFLIGDYSSSAEFFVTIAVFAFLYSLMATVVYVFFKNKYHENNRGPLIDFVVTVVFSFMWLVSSSAWAKALSDVKVATDPDEVQLLISACKVLTNRCGSVHGSHWSGLNTSVAFGFLNFVLWAGNIWFVFKETGWHKGARLAGGASEKQAGTFNQQPYNQGSFDQSGSHDIQGNLSQPSEYSQVGGPTSYSNQM